In Terriglobia bacterium, a genomic segment contains:
- a CDS encoding FG-GAP-like repeat-containing protein, whose translation MLCLSQRAAALLLLLALCCPVPAGAQQSAVQDVPRPDPRRAQRLLDDGKRAEAAGRFGEALAAYDAAARLDPQDAPAFERGALLRSSLVHQRVDNAERLARGGNVHGAVAELRAALRLDPGNSNVTERLAQIAAMAPPPQAQTPAPAEPRFAGLARLQPRSGKHTFDLRGDTQNAYEQIAQAFGLKALFDPELPSRTIRLRLSNVDFPTVAGILAAQTGTFLRPMAADTFFVTADTPAKRREYDQLIEQTFLLPASASPEEMIELQRMLREIAGATRSQVDTAGRTITIRDTPRVVALAGELIRELEQARGELLLEIELLEVNRSEALKLGITPPSSTRVFALSPSDITALEQAADLPTLIGILQRIFGAQGVLGGSASQIASLVSTGQLGASALLPPLIAFGGGQSTLLATLPGAAAQFSQALSLVRSGRRILLRAQDGKPASFFVGDRFPVTLALLSGSLGTPSFTPALGANILPRSDFSTGNNPLALVAADFNADGQHDLAVVNHDDSSLTILLNRGSGNFTAATGSPIVLGADQTGASAIAAGDLNGDFLPDLLVANESSNNVTLLLGKGDGTFTPAAASPIAAGNGPSAIVIGDFNGDGKPDFAVSNLSDNTISVFLGNALGAFTAAPGSPFLLPGGEQGPVALAAADFNGDGKPDLAVVNRTTNNLSILLGNGDGTFHAAPGSPIAVGTTPVALAAGDLNGDARPDLAIVNQADNSVTVLLNNGDATFQAATSSPLATGAAPSGVAIADFNSDGTGDLLVTNQGISTISVHLGLGAGLFAPRFALPTAAGPSAVVAVDLNGDARPDAAFTEATANQVSVIFDPVSLGANAASGALQQPYPASEYVDLGVKVKATPTLHPNDEVTLQLEFEIRSLSGQSVNGIPIISNRTISQTIRVRDNEATLIGGLLDKEETRALSGLPGFASVPGAGYLAGAREKQPRDTEMLILVTPHHLRLPHKRSRTFYAGRGGGASGATPAPPVDQ comes from the coding sequence ATGCTTTGTCTCTCCCAGCGCGCCGCCGCACTACTGCTCCTGCTGGCGCTGTGCTGCCCGGTCCCGGCAGGGGCGCAGCAGAGCGCGGTGCAGGATGTCCCGCGGCCCGATCCGCGGCGCGCGCAGCGCCTGCTGGACGACGGCAAACGCGCCGAGGCCGCCGGGCGCTTCGGCGAGGCGCTGGCCGCCTACGACGCCGCCGCACGGCTGGACCCGCAGGACGCCCCGGCGTTCGAGCGCGGCGCCCTGCTGCGCTCGAGCCTGGTCCACCAGCGCGTGGACAACGCAGAGCGTCTGGCACGGGGTGGAAATGTGCACGGAGCCGTGGCGGAGCTGCGCGCGGCGCTGCGCCTCGATCCCGGCAACAGCAACGTCACCGAACGCCTCGCCCAGATCGCAGCCATGGCTCCTCCGCCGCAGGCGCAAACCCCCGCGCCCGCCGAGCCACGCTTCGCCGGACTCGCCCGGCTGCAACCGCGCTCCGGCAAGCACACCTTCGATCTGCGGGGCGACACGCAGAACGCCTACGAGCAGATCGCGCAGGCCTTCGGCCTCAAGGCGCTCTTCGATCCCGAGCTGCCTTCGCGCACCATCCGTCTGCGCCTCAGCAACGTGGACTTCCCCACCGTCGCGGGCATCCTCGCCGCGCAGACCGGGACGTTCCTCCGCCCCATGGCCGCGGACACTTTTTTCGTCACCGCCGACACGCCGGCCAAGCGCCGCGAGTACGACCAACTGATTGAGCAGACCTTCCTTCTGCCCGCCTCCGCCTCCCCCGAGGAGATGATCGAGCTGCAACGCATGCTGCGCGAGATCGCCGGAGCCACGCGCAGCCAGGTGGACACCGCCGGCCGCACCATCACCATCCGGGATACCCCGCGCGTCGTGGCCCTTGCCGGCGAGCTGATCCGCGAGCTGGAACAGGCCCGCGGCGAGTTGCTACTGGAGATCGAATTGCTGGAAGTGAACCGCAGCGAAGCCCTGAAGCTGGGCATCACGCCACCCTCCTCGACGCGGGTCTTCGCGCTCAGCCCCAGTGACATCACCGCACTCGAGCAGGCCGCCGACCTGCCCACGCTGATCGGCATCCTGCAGCGCATCTTCGGCGCGCAGGGCGTGCTGGGGGGCTCCGCGAGCCAGATTGCCTCGCTGGTCAGTACCGGGCAGCTCGGCGCCAGCGCCCTGTTGCCGCCGCTCATCGCCTTCGGCGGGGGCCAGAGCACGTTGCTGGCGACGCTCCCCGGCGCCGCGGCGCAATTTTCGCAAGCGCTTTCGCTGGTGCGCAGCGGCCGGCGCATCCTGCTGCGCGCGCAAGACGGCAAGCCCGCCAGCTTCTTCGTGGGCGACCGCTTTCCGGTCACGCTGGCGCTGCTCTCCGGCAGCCTGGGCACGCCCTCCTTCACTCCCGCGCTCGGCGCCAATATCCTGCCGCGCAGCGATTTCAGCACCGGCAACAACCCGCTCGCCCTAGTGGCTGCCGACTTCAACGCCGACGGGCAGCACGATCTCGCGGTAGTCAATCATGACGACAGCTCCCTGACCATCCTGCTCAACCGCGGCAGCGGAAACTTCACCGCCGCGACCGGTTCACCCATCGTGCTCGGAGCCGATCAGACCGGAGCTTCGGCCATCGCCGCCGGCGACCTCAATGGCGACTTCCTCCCCGACCTGCTCGTCGCCAACGAGTCGTCCAACAACGTGACCCTGCTCCTCGGCAAGGGCGACGGCACGTTCACTCCCGCCGCGGCCTCACCCATCGCCGCCGGCAACGGCCCGAGCGCCATCGTCATCGGCGACTTCAACGGCGACGGAAAACCCGATTTCGCGGTGAGCAATCTCAGCGACAACACCATCTCCGTTTTTCTTGGCAACGCCCTGGGCGCTTTCACCGCCGCGCCCGGCTCGCCGTTTCTTCTTCCCGGCGGCGAGCAGGGCCCCGTGGCGCTGGCCGCCGCGGATTTCAACGGCGACGGCAAACCGGATCTCGCCGTGGTCAACCGCACGACCAACAACCTCTCCATCCTGCTGGGCAACGGCGACGGCACCTTCCACGCCGCGCCCGGCTCGCCCATCGCCGTGGGCACGACACCCGTGGCCCTCGCCGCCGGCGACCTCAACGGCGATGCCCGCCCGGATCTGGCCATCGTCAACCAGGCGGACAATTCTGTTACTGTGCTCCTGAACAACGGCGACGCCACCTTTCAAGCGGCGACCAGCTCCCCGCTGGCCACCGGCGCCGCTCCTTCCGGCGTGGCCATCGCCGACTTCAACAGCGACGGCACAGGTGATCTCCTGGTGACCAACCAGGGCATCAGCACGATCAGCGTGCATCTCGGCCTGGGCGCGGGCCTCTTCGCGCCGCGCTTTGCCCTGCCCACCGCCGCGGGCCCCAGCGCCGTGGTGGCCGTCGACCTCAACGGCGACGCCCGTCCGGACGCGGCCTTCACCGAAGCCACGGCCAACCAGGTGTCCGTCATTTTCGATCCCGTCAGCCTGGGGGCCAACGCCGCCAGCGGCGCTCTGCAGCAGCCCTACCCCGCTTCGGAATACGTGGATCTGGGCGTGAAGGTGAAAGCCACGCCGACTCTGCATCCCAACGACGAAGTTACGCTGCAGCTGGAATTCGAAATCCGTTCGCTCTCCGGACAGAGCGTCAACGGCATCCCGATTATTTCCAACCGCACCATCAGCCAGACCATCCGCGTGCGCGACAACGAAGCGACGCTAATCGGCGGCCTGCTCGACAAAGAAGAGACCCGCGCGCTCAGCGGCTTGCCGGGCTTCGCCAGCGTGCCCGGTGCGGGCTACCTCGCGGGAGCCCGCGAAAAGCAGCCCCGCGACACCGAGATGCTTATCCTCGTCACTCCGCACCACCTCCGCCTCCCGCACAAACGCTCGCGCACCTTCTACGCCGGCCGCGGCGGCGGCGCTTCCGGAGCCACCCCGGCTCCGCCTGTCGACCAGTAA
- a CDS encoding ABC transporter permease, whose product MFLRLVADSFSRRLSRKLLTAGALALGMAVATAALSVSLDVGDRLAKEFRSLGANLLLTPHADSLPLEIGGVDYRPANAGAYLPEADLGKLKTVFWRHNIVGFAPVLEVPVEAWSAASKTPPAPGTAARATLIGTWSQHAVAVPDGGTFVTGVEKTNPWWNVEPRWFAEDKKECVVGQAFARRAGVRIGDLLQIQAGTETVGLTVVGLLSSGGPEDEAVVTPIALAQQLAGKPGMYRRLYVSALTKPEDAFGRRDPKSMTPAEFDRWFCTPYISAIALQVEQALPGTDARVIRRVAEGEGRVLTRVRNLLWLVTAAALLAAALAVGATSAAMIIERRTEIALMKALGAGSSMVKSLFAAEQILLAVVGGAAGYAVGIILARLLGQVVFGAAPEPSGLVFAVVLVLAVGVTLLGSFFSMRRAAAFEPAPILRGE is encoded by the coding sequence ATGTTCCTTCGCCTCGTTGCCGACTCCTTCTCCCGCCGCCTGAGCCGCAAGCTCCTGACGGCGGGCGCGCTGGCGCTGGGCATGGCCGTGGCCACGGCGGCGCTGAGCGTCTCGTTGGACGTGGGCGACCGCCTGGCCAAGGAATTCCGCAGCCTGGGCGCCAACCTGCTCCTGACCCCGCACGCCGATTCGCTGCCCCTGGAGATCGGCGGCGTGGACTACCGCCCGGCGAATGCCGGCGCGTATCTCCCGGAAGCGGACCTCGGCAAGCTCAAGACAGTTTTCTGGCGCCACAATATCGTCGGCTTCGCGCCGGTCTTGGAAGTTCCGGTGGAGGCGTGGTCTGCCGCGTCGAAAACGCCTCCAGCACCGGGTACCGCCGCGCGCGCGACGCTCATCGGGACCTGGTCGCAGCACGCGGTCGCCGTTCCGGACGGCGGCACGTTTGTCACCGGAGTGGAAAAGACGAACCCCTGGTGGAACGTGGAACCGCGCTGGTTCGCCGAGGATAAGAAAGAGTGCGTCGTGGGGCAGGCATTCGCGCGCCGCGCCGGGGTACGCATCGGGGACCTGCTGCAAATCCAAGCCGGCACGGAAACCGTGGGTCTCACGGTCGTGGGTCTGCTTTCCAGCGGTGGCCCGGAGGATGAGGCGGTCGTCACGCCCATCGCGCTGGCGCAGCAACTGGCGGGCAAGCCGGGGATGTACCGCCGGCTGTATGTGAGCGCGCTGACCAAGCCGGAAGACGCCTTCGGGCGGCGCGATCCCAAATCCATGACCCCGGCGGAGTTCGACCGCTGGTTCTGCACGCCGTACATTTCCGCCATCGCTCTGCAAGTCGAGCAGGCGCTCCCCGGCACTGACGCGCGGGTGATTCGGCGCGTGGCCGAGGGCGAAGGGCGCGTCCTGACGCGGGTGCGCAACCTGCTGTGGCTGGTGACTGCCGCCGCGCTACTGGCCGCGGCGCTGGCCGTGGGCGCCACGTCCGCCGCGATGATTATCGAGCGGCGCACGGAGATCGCGCTGATGAAGGCGCTGGGCGCGGGCTCCAGCATGGTCAAGAGCCTCTTTGCGGCGGAGCAGATCCTGCTGGCGGTGGTGGGCGGCGCGGCGGGCTACGCGGTCGGAATCATTCTGGCGCGGCTGCTCGGGCAGGTCGTGTTTGGCGCGGCACCGGAGCCTTCGGGGCTGGTGTTCGCGGTGGTGCTGGTGCTGGCGGTGGGCGTGACGCTGCTCGGCAGCTTTTTCTCGATGCGCCGCGCCGCGGCGTTTGAACCCGCGCCGATTCTGCGAGGCGAATGA
- the mscL gene encoding large-conductance mechanosensitive channel protein MscL yields the protein MLKEFKAFAMRGNVLDMAVGVILGAAFGKIVASFVEDVMMPPLGRLIGHVDFSNLFLSLSGKSYESLAAAKAAGAATLNYGLFLNTIINFLIVAFAVFLLVRQVNRWTAKPAPPAEPTTRECPECLMAIPAKARRCGHCTAPLAA from the coding sequence ATGCTCAAGGAATTCAAGGCCTTTGCGATGCGGGGAAACGTGCTGGACATGGCGGTCGGCGTGATTCTGGGCGCCGCATTCGGAAAGATCGTCGCCTCGTTTGTGGAAGACGTGATGATGCCGCCGCTCGGCCGGCTGATCGGCCATGTGGACTTCTCCAACCTTTTCCTCAGTCTTTCCGGCAAGTCCTACGAGTCGCTGGCCGCGGCCAAGGCCGCCGGCGCGGCCACGCTCAACTACGGCCTGTTTCTCAACACGATCATCAACTTCCTGATCGTGGCCTTTGCCGTATTCCTGCTGGTGCGCCAGGTGAACCGCTGGACGGCCAAGCCCGCGCCACCCGCAGAGCCCACCACCCGGGAATGCCCCGAGTGCCTGATGGCCATCCCGGCCAAAGCCCGGCGCTGCGGCCACTGCACGGCTCCGTTGGCCGCCTGA
- a CDS encoding ATP-binding cassette domain-containing protein: MSAQVLVESLVKQYGVLRALDGLTLSVDAGEWIALMGPSGSGKTTLINILGGLDTPTAGRVVVDGVEVSRLGESELVRYRAEKVGFVFQQFHLVPYLTAVENVMLAQYFHSVTDEPQAAEALRRVGLGERLTHLPSQLSGGEQQRVAIARALINQPKLILADEPTGNLDEANEKIVMEIFRELHSAGHTILMVTHDTLIAREADRRIELAHGRLEQISALSAEDQDRFDHLLEQIWVCGEEGTPARVERIRTPGSVSPIKTLGRLVDLHLAEVRDSEVRLTERGSRRARDVIRRHRLAERLFKDTFAIDDSEAHTQACKFEHIISPELDQRICAFLGHPKTCPHGNPIPPGDCCPEKPAK, from the coding sequence ATGAGCGCGCAGGTGCTTGTCGAATCGCTGGTCAAACAGTACGGCGTGCTGCGCGCGCTCGACGGCCTGACGCTTTCCGTGGACGCCGGCGAGTGGATCGCGCTAATGGGCCCCTCGGGCTCGGGGAAGACCACGCTGATCAACATTCTCGGCGGGCTGGACACGCCGACCGCGGGGCGCGTGGTGGTGGACGGTGTGGAAGTTTCGCGGCTGGGCGAATCGGAGCTGGTGCGCTACCGCGCGGAGAAGGTCGGCTTCGTCTTCCAGCAGTTTCACTTGGTACCGTACCTGACGGCGGTGGAAAACGTGATGCTGGCGCAGTATTTTCACAGCGTCACCGACGAGCCGCAGGCCGCCGAGGCCCTGCGCCGCGTCGGCCTGGGCGAGCGCCTGACGCATCTCCCTTCGCAGCTCTCCGGCGGCGAGCAGCAGCGCGTGGCCATCGCGCGGGCGCTGATCAACCAGCCCAAGCTCATCCTCGCCGACGAGCCCACCGGCAATCTCGACGAGGCCAACGAAAAGATAGTGATGGAGATTTTCCGCGAGCTGCACAGCGCGGGGCACACCATTCTGATGGTCACCCACGACACGCTCATCGCCCGGGAAGCCGACCGCCGCATCGAGCTGGCGCACGGCCGCCTGGAGCAGATTTCCGCGCTCTCCGCCGAGGACCAGGACCGCTTCGATCACCTCCTCGAGCAGATTTGGGTTTGCGGGGAAGAGGGCACGCCGGCCCGCGTGGAGCGCATCCGCACGCCCGGCTCGGTGAGCCCCATCAAGACGCTGGGACGCCTCGTGGATCTGCATCTGGCCGAGGTGCGGGACTCCGAAGTGCGGCTCACCGAGCGCGGCAGCCGCCGCGCCCGCGACGTCATCCGCCGCCACCGCCTCGCCGAGCGGCTCTTCAAGGATACCTTTGCGATCGACGATTCCGAGGCGCACACGCAGGCCTGCAAATTCGAGCACATCATCAGCCCGGAACTCGATCAGCGCATCTGCGCGTTCCTGGGCCATCCCAAGACCTGCCCGCACGGCAATCCCATTCCGCCGGGCGATTGCTGCCCGGAGAAGCCCGCCAAGTAG
- a CDS encoding ABC transporter permease yields the protein MMFWRILKRLLQANRGRLVTVLLALGAGAAVTAALLNLQVDAEERLTREFRSFGANVLVAPRAAETGGGVTMDEAVLQRVPQQFQGAPVAAVPFLYLVADVSDSDATLRKVVPAVVAGTQLEGLARVGPGWKIEPASPLALAGGHCLVGARVAAQFAARPGEKLLLHLGGREETCVVSGIVSAGGTEDNQVFVDLAAAQRLAAQPDRLSLIQVSVAGTPQGIESFLGQLAIALPGASVRGVRQFSDAEARLYQRIRGLLVATVALILVLTGLCVMAAMTNAAMERTHDVGLMKALGGPVERVLRLFLTEAAILGVVGGILGAAAGIALSVWLGQAVFGVAARPRLIVYPVSVALTILVAVAGAFPLRHLASVKPAAIFRGNS from the coding sequence ATGATGTTCTGGCGGATTCTCAAGCGGCTGTTGCAGGCCAATCGCGGGCGCCTGGTGACGGTATTGCTGGCGCTCGGCGCGGGCGCCGCGGTCACCGCCGCGCTGCTCAACCTGCAGGTGGACGCCGAAGAGCGGCTGACGCGCGAGTTCCGTTCCTTCGGCGCCAACGTGCTGGTCGCGCCGCGCGCCGCCGAAACGGGCGGCGGCGTGACGATGGACGAGGCCGTGCTGCAGCGCGTGCCGCAGCAGTTCCAGGGCGCGCCGGTGGCCGCCGTGCCGTTTCTCTATCTGGTGGCCGACGTATCCGATTCCGACGCCACGCTGCGCAAGGTCGTACCCGCGGTGGTGGCCGGGACGCAGCTCGAGGGCCTGGCGCGCGTCGGCCCGGGGTGGAAGATCGAGCCGGCGTCGCCGCTGGCGCTGGCGGGAGGGCACTGCCTGGTAGGTGCGCGGGTGGCGGCCCAATTCGCCGCGCGGCCGGGCGAAAAGCTGCTGCTGCACCTGGGCGGCCGGGAAGAGACCTGTGTGGTCAGCGGGATCGTCTCCGCGGGGGGTACGGAAGATAACCAGGTCTTTGTGGATTTGGCGGCGGCGCAGCGCCTGGCGGCGCAGCCGGACCGCCTCAGCCTGATCCAGGTGAGCGTGGCCGGCACGCCGCAAGGCATCGAGAGCTTTCTGGGGCAGCTGGCCATCGCGTTGCCGGGGGCCAGCGTGCGCGGGGTGCGGCAGTTCAGCGACGCCGAAGCGCGGCTCTACCAACGCATCCGCGGGCTGCTGGTGGCCACGGTGGCGCTCATCCTGGTCCTGACCGGGCTGTGCGTGATGGCGGCGATGACCAACGCGGCGATGGAGCGCACGCACGACGTCGGCTTGATGAAGGCGCTGGGCGGGCCGGTGGAGCGCGTGCTGCGCCTGTTCCTGACCGAAGCGGCGATCCTCGGCGTGGTCGGAGGGATTCTCGGTGCGGCGGCGGGTATTGCGCTGTCCGTCTGGCTGGGCCAGGCGGTGTTTGGCGTGGCGGCGCGGCCGCGGCTGATTGTGTATCCTGTGAGCGTGGCCCTCACGATCCTTGTCGCCGTGGCAGGAGCGTTTCCGCTGCGGCATCTGGCGAGCGTGAAGCCGGCCGCCATTTTCCGGGGAAATTCATGA
- a CDS encoding APC family permease, which translates to MPSEPISPGAVAQPSRNIPRVIVATTALLTFISFWRAAAIVLNDLASSAYYAGGEAEGFVGKSAPWFILAVMLFSYAVRAVYVESCSMFVRGGVYRAVKQALGGNLAKFSVSALMFDYVLTGPISGVTAGQYIAGLANETFTYFHINMHFPAGASAVLFAVIVTGYFWWQNIKGIPESSDKALKIMKLVTVMVVMLIVWCVYTLLVRGGHLPPMPAPKNIVLGENALGWLHGVELGKLFGMVAIFVGLGHSVLAMSGEESLAQVYREIEHPKLPNLKKAGRVIFIYSLLFTSLVSFFAVMIIPDDVRQSFLQNLIGGLAMSLQGPFLARLLFHGFVVVVGTLILAGAVNTAIVGSNGVLNRVSEDGVLVDWFRQPHRKYATSYRIINIVVVLQIITILISRGSVTFLANLYAFGVIWSFAMNSLSVLVLRYKHPGERDYQVPFNLRIRGVEIPVGLGLIAVLLFTIAIVNLFTKPHATVSGVTFSALLFIVFTISERAAHKAKEKKGEAHAESMDQFNLGQESELTPASVGARPGNIIVPVSNYHALYHLGNVLDRFKPERRDLVVLHVRTLARAASGEHELDPEQLFGSVEQHLFSQALSMAEKRGKTIRLAVVGATDLWDGILRGAQSLQSSTIVLGHSAKWTTEEQARQIGEAWEKLGDPKPQFNLEIHTATGDKVFKVLGPHAPNLTINEVNELHQLWLRFSEVLAPEELHHHDIVHFALDEVQMELEAGKEDELVERLRKHLEENKLKRPPTS; encoded by the coding sequence ATGCCATCTGAACCTATCTCTCCCGGGGCAGTCGCTCAGCCCAGCAGGAACATCCCTCGCGTCATTGTCGCGACAACGGCCCTCCTGACCTTCATTTCCTTCTGGCGGGCGGCGGCCATCGTCCTCAACGACCTCGCTTCCTCAGCCTATTATGCCGGCGGCGAAGCCGAAGGCTTTGTCGGCAAGTCCGCGCCGTGGTTCATCCTGGCGGTCATGCTGTTTTCCTATGCGGTGCGCGCGGTGTACGTGGAAAGCTGCAGCATGTTCGTGCGCGGCGGGGTGTACCGCGCCGTGAAGCAGGCGCTGGGCGGGAACCTGGCGAAGTTCTCCGTTTCGGCGCTGATGTTCGATTACGTCCTGACCGGCCCGATCAGCGGTGTAACCGCGGGGCAGTACATTGCCGGGCTGGCGAACGAAACATTCACCTATTTTCATATCAACATGCACTTTCCGGCGGGGGCCTCCGCGGTCCTGTTCGCGGTGATCGTGACGGGCTACTTCTGGTGGCAGAACATCAAGGGCATCCCGGAGTCCAGCGATAAAGCGCTGAAGATCATGAAGCTCGTCACCGTCATGGTGGTGATGCTGATCGTCTGGTGCGTCTATACGCTGCTGGTACGCGGCGGGCACCTGCCGCCGATGCCGGCTCCGAAAAACATCGTCCTGGGGGAGAACGCGCTGGGCTGGCTGCACGGCGTGGAACTGGGCAAGTTGTTTGGCATGGTGGCCATCTTTGTGGGGCTGGGCCACTCGGTGCTGGCGATGAGCGGAGAAGAGTCGCTGGCGCAAGTCTACCGCGAAATCGAGCATCCCAAGCTGCCCAACCTGAAGAAGGCCGGGCGGGTGATTTTCATCTATAGCCTGCTGTTCACTTCGCTCGTCTCCTTCTTCGCGGTGATGATCATCCCGGACGATGTGCGCCAGAGCTTCCTGCAAAACCTGATCGGCGGACTGGCGATGAGCCTGCAAGGGCCGTTTCTGGCGCGGCTGCTCTTCCATGGCTTTGTGGTCGTGGTGGGCACGCTGATCCTGGCCGGGGCGGTGAATACGGCGATCGTGGGTTCCAATGGCGTGCTGAACCGCGTCTCCGAGGACGGCGTGCTGGTCGACTGGTTCCGCCAGCCGCATCGTAAGTATGCAACCTCCTACCGGATCATCAACATCGTGGTGGTGCTGCAGATCATCACCATTCTCATCAGCCGCGGCAGCGTGACCTTCCTGGCCAACCTGTATGCCTTCGGCGTGATCTGGAGCTTCGCGATGAACAGCCTCTCCGTGCTGGTGCTGCGCTACAAGCACCCCGGCGAGCGCGACTACCAGGTGCCCTTCAACCTGCGCATCCGCGGCGTCGAGATTCCCGTCGGCCTGGGACTGATCGCGGTGCTGCTGTTCACCATCGCCATCGTGAACCTTTTCACCAAGCCCCACGCCACCGTTTCCGGCGTGACTTTTTCCGCGCTGCTTTTCATTGTGTTCACGATTTCCGAGCGCGCTGCGCACAAGGCCAAGGAAAAAAAGGGCGAAGCGCATGCCGAGAGCATGGACCAGTTCAACCTCGGGCAGGAAAGCGAACTGACGCCTGCTTCGGTGGGTGCGCGCCCCGGCAACATCATCGTGCCGGTGAGCAACTACCACGCGCTCTACCATCTCGGAAACGTCCTGGACCGCTTCAAGCCGGAGCGCCGCGACCTCGTGGTTCTCCACGTGCGCACCCTGGCCCGTGCGGCCTCCGGCGAGCACGAACTCGATCCCGAGCAGCTCTTCGGCAGCGTCGAGCAGCACCTCTTTTCGCAGGCCCTCTCCATGGCGGAAAAGCGCGGCAAGACCATTCGCCTGGCCGTCGTCGGCGCCACCGACCTCTGGGACGGTATCCTGCGCGGCGCGCAGAGCCTGCAGTCCTCGACCATCGTCCTCGGCCACTCCGCGAAATGGACGACCGAGGAGCAGGCACGGCAGATCGGCGAGGCCTGGGAAAAACTCGGCGATCCCAAGCCGCAGTTCAACCTGGAGATTCACACGGCCACGGGCGACAAGGTCTTCAAAGTCCTCGGGCCGCACGCGCCGAACCTCACCATAAACGAGGTCAACGAGCTGCACCAGCTCTGGCTGCGCTTCAGCGAAGTCCTGGCGCCGGAGGAGCTGCACCACCACGACATCGTGCATTTTGCCCTGGACGAAGTGCAGATGGAGCTCGAGGCGGGCAAGGAAGACGAACTCGTCGAGCGCCTGCGCAAACACCTCGAAGAGAACAAGCTCAAGCGCCCCCCTACCAGCTAG
- a CDS encoding DUF971 domain-containing protein, giving the protein MPIPLDSRKKPASVKIHVSSGAGVDIVWADGHPSHYDFAYLRENCPCASCNEERNKKEVLAGFAGSSSPLLPMYKPKPRAQAAVPVGNYAIQISFSDGHGAGIFSYDHLRTICPCAECAREFRSPGA; this is encoded by the coding sequence ATGCCCATCCCCCTCGACAGCCGGAAGAAGCCCGCCAGCGTGAAGATCCACGTCTCCAGCGGCGCGGGCGTGGACATCGTCTGGGCGGACGGGCACCCCAGCCATTACGACTTCGCCTATCTGCGCGAGAACTGCCCCTGCGCTTCCTGCAACGAAGAACGCAACAAGAAGGAAGTTCTGGCGGGGTTCGCGGGGTCGTCCTCGCCGCTGCTGCCGATGTACAAGCCCAAGCCCCGGGCGCAAGCGGCGGTGCCGGTGGGAAACTACGCCATTCAGATCAGCTTCAGCGACGGCCACGGCGCGGGCATCTTCAGCTACGATCATCTCCGCACCATCTGTCCGTGCGCCGAATGCGCGCGGGAATTCCGCTCTCCCGGCGCATAA
- a CDS encoding Fe-S-containing protein: MFSAFLIALREGVEAALVVGIVLVYLARTGRAQLSRYVWSGVGAAAALSLGVAAALERWQVSQDGFEGLLLLVAAFFVVTMIVWMNRVARHLKKHIETRVESYAGRAGRAAGFGLFLFVFLMVLREGAEMALILRAVELSTEGLQIWIGTIAGIAAAVAVGLFFFQGTLRVALPRFFAATSLILMLVAFQLGLTGLHELSEARWLPSSKGEMALIGPIVRNDLFFFVFILGAAALLVFREWTSLAHAAAAAQPAPAASDAERRRSEWERRRQRRWMMAAAAACLAVILALTADFVYAQVHAAPPAARGIEARNGEVRVPVAEVNDGNLHLFTVKIGGSALRFLVIRKPNGWGTALDACRICGAAGYRQDGQNVICRHCASAIYIPSIGDQGGCNPIGVPARVDGAELVLNVSALTEAFREVPQ, translated from the coding sequence GTGTTCTCGGCCTTTCTCATTGCCTTGCGCGAGGGTGTGGAAGCGGCGCTCGTCGTGGGCATCGTTCTCGTCTATCTGGCGCGCACGGGGCGCGCCCAGCTGTCGCGTTACGTGTGGTCCGGCGTGGGCGCGGCGGCGGCGCTGAGCCTGGGCGTGGCTGCGGCGCTGGAGCGCTGGCAGGTCAGCCAGGACGGCTTCGAAGGGCTGCTGCTCCTGGTGGCCGCGTTTTTCGTGGTGACCATGATCGTGTGGATGAACCGCGTGGCCCGGCACCTGAAAAAGCATATCGAAACGCGCGTAGAGTCCTATGCCGGGCGCGCGGGCCGCGCCGCCGGCTTTGGCCTGTTCCTGTTCGTGTTTCTGATGGTGCTGCGCGAGGGTGCGGAGATGGCGCTGATCCTGCGCGCCGTGGAGCTTTCGACCGAGGGCCTGCAGATCTGGATCGGGACGATTGCGGGGATCGCCGCGGCCGTGGCGGTGGGACTGTTTTTCTTTCAGGGCACGTTGCGTGTGGCGCTGCCGCGTTTTTTTGCGGCCACCAGCCTGATCCTGATGCTCGTGGCCTTTCAACTTGGCCTAACCGGGCTGCACGAGCTGAGCGAGGCGCGCTGGCTGCCCTCGAGCAAGGGCGAGATGGCGCTGATCGGTCCGATTGTGCGCAACGACCTCTTTTTCTTTGTGTTCATTCTCGGGGCAGCGGCGCTGCTGGTCTTCCGCGAGTGGACGTCCCTGGCGCACGCGGCGGCGGCTGCGCAACCCGCGCCGGCCGCCAGTGACGCGGAGCGCCGGCGCAGCGAATGGGAGCGCCGGCGGCAGCGGCGCTGGATGATGGCCGCGGCGGCGGCCTGCCTGGCGGTGATTTTGGCGTTGACGGCCGACTTCGTCTATGCGCAGGTGCATGCGGCGCCGCCGGCGGCGCGCGGCATCGAAGCGCGCAACGGGGAAGTGCGCGTCCCCGTCGCCGAGGTGAACGACGGAAACCTGCATCTTTTCACCGTGAAAATAGGCGGCAGCGCGCTGCGCTTTCTGGTAATCCGCAAGCCCAACGGCTGGGGCACGGCGCTGGATGCCTGCCGCATCTGCGGCGCCGCGGGCTACCGCCAGGACGGGCAGAACGTCATCTGCCGGCACTGCGCTTCGGCGATCTATATCCCGTCCATCGGCGATCAGGGCGGCTGCAATCCCATTGGCGTGCCCGCGCGCGTGGACGGCGCGGAGCTGGTCTTGAACGTCTCCGCGTTGACGGAAGCATTTCGCGAGGTTCCGCAGTAG